From the Sediminispirochaeta bajacaliforniensis DSM 16054 genome, the window CAGCCGGTGCAGTATACCCTGCACCGGCCTTTTTTTATATTACTTCACCCCGCCGAAGGTAAGTCCGCTCACATAGTAACGCTGGAGGAAAAGAGATAAGGTTACCACAGGAATAATTGCAACCACTCCCATGGCGGCCATGTAGGTCCAGCCCTGCTGCAGCACTCCATAGGTACTGAGCATTCCAAGGGGAAGCGTTGCGGTATCCGGACTTGTCAGGGTAAGGGCAAAGAGGAAATCGTTCCAGGAAAAGATAAAGGCGAAGAGGGCCGAGGTAACAAGGCCCGGCTTGCTGAGGGGCACAGCGACAAGAAGAAAGGCCTGGATGGGTGTACACCCGTCGATACGCGCAGCCTCCTCAAGATCCTCCGGAATCGACTCGAAAATACCGCTCATAAGCCAAAAGGTAAAGGCAGCATTATAGACCGTATCAATAAGAACAACGGCAAACCTCGTTCCCAAGACCCCTATCGATTGCATGATGACCCGAAAGGGTAGAACGATGACAATGGTAGGTAAAGCTCTGGTAAGCAAAATTACTATAAGCAACAACCTCTTTCCGGTAAAGTTGACCCGTGAAAAGGCATAGCCTGCGGGAACACCAATGATAAGGGAAAGGACCATGGTCCCTAACGAAATGATGAGGCTGTTCAGCGTCCAGGTAAGCACCGGCATCTGGGTAAAGATATAAGAAAAATTCTTCCATGTAGGCTTCGAAAAGAGCTGAGGAGGAAGCTTAAACATGGCAATACGCTGAGCAAGACTGGTTGTAAGAATCCAGACCACCGGCAGCATAAAAAAGATTACCAAACAAATAACGACCAGAGTGCGCAGGGTCCAGAGCGTATATTTGGTTCCGTTCGTATATCCGGCTACCGCCATGTCAAGCCTCCTTTCCCTTGTATAAGGACTGAACGAAGAATACTCCGGCTATGACGCCGAAAACCAAAAGGACATTGGAAAGAGCGGCAGCATAGCCAATCTTCAGATGCTGCATACCAACCTCGTAAATCCGCAGGTTTGCGACGGTCGTTGTCGTCCCCGGACCGCCACCGGTTATTGCCCAAATAATGTCGAAAATCTTTAGGGCATCAAGGGTACGTATCAAGAGCGCGACCACCAACGTGGGGCGTAACAGGGGAAGGGTTATCCGAAAAAAGATTTGCAAGCGGGAAGCGCCGTCCAGCATGGCGGCCTCATAGGGGTCCTTCGGAAGGCTCTTAAGGCCGGCAAGGATAACAATAACCATCAAGGGTGTCCATTCCCACACATCAACCAAGATTACCGAAAAAAGGGCGGATGATCGCTCTACGGTCAAACCGCGCCCGATATCCAAACCAATCTTCCGAAGATAGTAGGTATACATGCCTAAATCGGGGTGATACAAGGCCTTCCACACCAAACCGGCGACGAGGGGAGTAAAAACGGTGGGAATAAGAATGATGGTCCTGATACCTTGCATCAACGGATGCTCATTGTTCAAGAGAAGTGCTATGATCATTCCCAGGACCAATTCGGCAACCACTGCCGCAACAACGAATACCATGGTGGTTATAAGCGAGCCCATGTATTGGGAATCATTCAGCATGGCACGGTAGTTACCAAAACCAACGAACTGCGCCTGACTACCCAACCGATAATCAAAAAAACTGATATAGATATCGTAGATTACCGGGTATAGAAAGAAAAAAAGAAGATAGACGGTGATTGGAACCAGAAACCACATGAGCGACCGGTTCTTCTTCGTCTTAATAAATCCTGTTGTATCTGTTTCCATTCTCGTCTCCTGCTGTTATCAAGCCGGAGGAGCAGATATCCACTCCCCCGGGAAACATATCAGTTCTTAATGGAGAGCAGGCTATTTCAACGCCTTGATCTCTTTTGCAGCCTCGGAGAGAGCCTGCTCCGGAGTCAACTCGTGGGTAATGGCCTGGTTGATCCGCAGGGCAAGAATCGACTGGATCTCATTCGAGTTGGGGTCTCTGGGGCGATAATCGCCGTTCCCATTTTCAAAAACCGTGAGGATCTCACCGAGCCAGGGCATCTGTTTTTCCAGATCAGGATCGGTAAGGGTAGAGCGACGGATTGGAGCTCCGTCATGAAGCATCCACTCTTTCTGTGCTTCCTTCCCGGTAATAAACTTAATGAAGGCCCAAGAAGCCTCTTTTTGTGCATCGGAGATATCGGCATTTATACCGACGCCCCAACCACCAAAACCGTATTCGGCAGCAGTGCCTTCGACACGAGGAGAGGGGGTCATTCCGGTTTTTCCGGCAACAAGACTAATCTCTTCGTTCTCATATCCTGCTCGTGCAATACTCCAGGAGGACTGCATAACGGCCTGGCCGGTACGATATGCGGTTTCCCGGTCGTCCCACCAGTATCCAATGGCTCCAGGTGGTGCCCATTTATCGAAAATATTGACAAAGAACTTCAAAGAAGCAAGGGAGGCAGGACTGTCGACTACAACATTTCCATTTGCATCGAAAATCGCCGCTCCGAAACTGCGCATATACTCCATCCAATCCTGGGCCACGGCAGAACCTCTGGCACCGTTTGCAACCAAGCCGTAGAGGTTTTCATCGGGCCGGGTAAAAAACTCGGCAGCATCGCCAAGCTGCTTGATTGTCGTCGGGGGAGCCAGCTCATAGCCATACTTAGCCTTGAAAGCCGACTTCTCTTTCGGGTCGCTAAAAAGGTCTTTTCGATAGATCAGACTGTTGGCATAACCTGCCATGGGAAAGGCAACCTGCTTGCCGTTCCAGGAGCCGAGGGTCCAGGTAACCGGCATAATGTCGTCATAGTCGATTTCCGCCTTGTCCCGATTGATCATCGGCGTCAGATCCTCTGTCCAGCCGTTTTTGGCAAATTCTCCGGACCACATAATATCAACAGTCAAAAGATCATACTGTTTCGTATCGGTGGTGAAATCCTGGGTAATCTTCTGATAAAGTTCGGTATACCCGAGGATATCGACATTGACCTTTGCTCCGGTCTTCTGCCCGAATTCCTGCGCCAAAACCTTCGTGTAATCGGCGAACTGGTCCGCCATAACGGCAAAGCGCAGTTCCACCCCCGCGTAGGGAAGATCGCTTCCACCACCGGCTGGTGCTGCTGCTTCCTGCTTTCCACCGGCAAAAAGCATGGTCGAACATAGCAGCATTCCGGCTGCCATTCCCATAAGTCGTTTCATATTCATCGCTACCTCCTTATATGACTATCGATCCGAATGCCTACCCTGTAGGTATCCGGCCGAAGCGATGCCGTAAAAGCCTCCTGCGCCTTTTCCATCGGAAAAATTTCCGAGATAAAGGGTTTAGGATCGATCAACTTTGCGGAAAGTAATCGTGTCGCCCGAAAAAAATCCACCGTCGAAGGACTGTATGAGCCAGTTATCACGTACTCCTTGTAATGAACAGCATTCGGATCGGTGGGGATGGGCTCATTGGGATGGAATGAACCGTACAGTACCAAGGTTCCCATTTTCCGCAGCATCGATACCGCGGAAGCAGCCACAGAACTTTTCGTCACTGTACTAAATACGGCTTCGACCCCTTCGCCATCGGTAAGCCGCAGGACCTGTTCGACAGGATCGGAAGCCAAAGGATCCACACCGAGATGAGCGCCAAGACTGAGAGCAAGCTCTCTTCTCGTTTTATCGGGTTCGACCACAATAACGCGGGCACCACGCAAGCGGGCGAGCAGTGCGTGAAGCTGCCCCATAATTCCCGCTCCGATAACGGCAACGGTGTCTCCCAAATTAAGCTCCACCCGTCCCATGCTGTGGACACAGCAGGCAAGAGGTTCGGCAAAAGCGGCACAAACGGGATCAAGATCAGCGGCAACGGGAAAAATCTTGGAAACATCGAGGGTGATGTATTCAGCCAGTCCCCCGCTTCCCGCCATCCCGCCGTAACTCCGCTTCTTTGCTGTTCCTGTGCATTGGTTCGTATGCCCCTGATAACAGTATGAGCAGTGCCCACAATGATCGAGGGTCTTAAATACGACCTTATCGCCGACCTTAAACGAGGTGACGGTTCCTTCGGGGATCTCCTCAATTGTTCCTGATGCCTCGTGGCCGGGGACGAAGGGCAGCGTCGTGCTCGAATCTCCGCCGAACATGCGTTGCTCCCAGGTACACAAAAGGCAGGTGTCGATCTTTATCAGGACCTCGCCGGCCATTGCCTCAGGGCGGGGCACCTCACGAATTTCGGCACGTTCCTTACCCGTTATTGCTACAACCTTCATCATCCCAATGCCTCCTATAGATTAGAGCCGACTTCTCCGGCGCTCTTTCCCTCGTGAACCAATTCGACCAAGGCCTGGGTAACGGCACCGGGATCCGGATGTTTCCAGACGTTTCTGCCGATTGCAACGCCGGAAGCACCGGCTTCCATCGCCTGCTCGATTATCAGAAAGAGCCCTGCAAGATTCGAGGATTTTTCTCCTCCGAGAATAACAACGGGTCGGAAACAGCCGTCGACCACGCTCTTAAACTCTTTGGGCGTACCGGTATAGACGGTTTTGATGATATCGGCCCCGCATTCCGCCCCTATTCTTGCAGCAAGGCGGATATTTTCCACGCTGTTGGGAGGTTCCGGAGCAAAACCACCGGGCAACATCTCGGCCATCAGAGGCATCCCCCATTTTCGTGCCTCCACCGCATAACGAGACAGTTGGGTCAAGGTGGCTACTTCGTTTTCAGCGCCGGGAAACCCCATACATGCACAGCCGTCGCTTCCTATCCTTACCGCATCCTCCGGAGAGAATACCTGGTTACCGGCAGGATTTTTCGATAATGCACTGTTCCCGCCGTCAAGCCGAAGAATCAGACCTGTTCCGGAAATTTCTTCTTCATATCGTGTTGCTATCCCGTAACTGGTCAGGATGGCGTCCGCCCCTCCCGCAACGATCTTCTGCAGGACATCTCCCGTCTTGTTCAAATTAGGCAATACCGACAAACCTGTCCCGTGGTCCATTGCCACAATAACTGTCCGGCCGTCGCCGCGAAAAATTTTGTTCATGCGTCTCATTTTCTTCTCCTTTCCTCTGCCAGCAATTTCATTTCATCCTTCACGATTTCATACAACCGGCGATAAGAACCGGCAAGTCTCCCATACTGTTCGTTCACGGCCGGATCCGGTTCAATGATACGTTCGATCTTTGCAAATCGCTTTGTAAGCTCACAAAGCGATCCCTGTCCGGAACCGAAGGCCGCCAGAATCGCGGCGCCCAGGGGCGATGCGTCCTTTTCTTTCATGACCGCAAAAGGCGCCCCGGTAATCCCCGCCTTCATACCGAGCCAGGGGAGATTCCCTGCCCCCCCTCCGACGGCTCTGACAATGCTACCTTCAATCTCCGGGGTGATGAGGGAGAGACATTGCCCCACCGCACAGGCAGTTCCCTGAAGTACGGCATGCATCACAGCCCCTGCATCATGACTGCTGCGAAGACCGATAAAAAGGGCAGAAGCATCTTCATCCCAGATCGGACTCCGCTCCCCTATGAGATAGGGAAGAAAGATAAGCGGGATCGGTCCGGAAACATGGTAGCCCTGTTTCCAGCGATCGACAGATAAACCGAGCAGCTGCTCCGCCCAGCGAATGCTTCCCCCTGTAAAGGAGATGGTTTCGATACGATAGCTTTTGTCGGGGATCACATGCGCCAAGGGCTCCTCACCCTCGGCCCGGCAGATACTCAGGCAGGTGGAGGTCCCTGAGCCGTCAACCAACATCCCCTCTTCTACTGCTCCCGCTCCCAAAGCTTCGCACCAGGCATCTATCCCTCCGCCGAAAATCGGTATTCCGTCCTCAAGCCCGCAGGCCTTACTGAAGGCGGTACCGGTACGCCCCACCTCTTCCCAGGAATCAAGAACCTCCGGAAAAAAGCGTTCGTCGATGCCGAATAAGGGCTGACGCCAGGTAGATGCATCGGCATCGTAAAAGCCAAGGGTCGTTGCCGTCGAACGGTCGGTAAAGATTCGGCCGCACAAAAGATAAAGGGCGAAATCCTTCGGATAAAGGGCCCTCTCGCCGTGCCACACAGAACCGAGGCGGCGCCAGGCGGATAAAACCTTGGCCTCCCAACATTCGCCGGTTTTCGAAAAGCCGGGGATGGCAGCCGCAATCTCTCCCGCTTCCACCGAAGCGGAGGCATCCTGCCAGGTCAGGAAACTCGGCTCGGCCTCTCCCCGATCATTGAGCACCACTAAACTGGGACCATGTCCCGAAGCCGAAAGGGCTTTGATCGCCTCTCCCGAAGAACGGGCGAAATTCGTCGCTTCTCCGAGTAAGCGACTCAAGGCGTCCATCAACGCCCTGCTTTCCTGACAGCCTACACTTCCGTGTAATCCCTCGTAGCCTGCCGAAAAAGTTTTCACACTTCCCGCTTCGGAAAGTAGTGTGCACTTTACGCTGCCGGTACCGATATCAAAACCCAAAAACATGCGCTACCTCTTGAGCCGCACAATATATTTATAACGATCGGCGCGGTACACTCCCTCGGCATATTCGATCGGAAGGTTACCCTCGGCAAAGGTCGTATGTCGAATAATTAGAGTCGAATCGCCCTCCTGAAGATGGAGAAGAGCAGCCTCCTCACCCTGGGCACAACTTGCCTCGATACTCTTTTCAGCACCGATAATCTTCAACTTGTGGTCCTTTTCGAAAATTTCATAGATGGATCTGGTAAAGTCCTCGTCCTCACCAATACCGAGCTCGGCCCTGATATAGCTTTCAAAAACGGCAACGGGCTCGTCATCGATAAGACGAAGTCGTTTGATATAAATCAGTGTATCGGAAACGGGAATCTTCAGATGCGCCCCGATTCTTTCCGAAGCGCTAATCCGCTCGGCACGGAGGACACGGGTTTCAATCCTGCCGGGGTCTGTTCCCAAATCCCTCATCTTTTCGGTAAAGCTTTTGAGACGGGAAAAATCCTCGACGATTCGGGGTAAGGCAACCATGGTACCATGGCCCTGCTTTTTTACCAAAAGATCCTCGAAAACCAGGCCGTTAATGGCATTTCTGACCGTAATTCTACTGACACCGAACCGTTCCTGTAGTTCCTTTTCACTTGGAATAAGGTCTCCCGGTTTGTACTCCCCGGCTCCAATTTGTTTGCGAAGAATCTCCTGCAACTGGAAATAGAGGGGGACAGGGCTGGAAGGATCAAGTCCGCTGTTTTGTTTCACAGACACCTCACAAATAATATATCGTTATTTTGTTATAACGATATAACCTTTACAAAAATAATATACCGACCTTTCTCTCTTGTCAAGGAAAGATAGCCATCAATCCGGGAGCGCTTAGCGCCCCCGGTGATATTCACCCCCTCCCTCTTTTCGTTCCAACAGGCCGTAATCGATGAGATAACGCCGTATGGTGACATACTCATCGGTGATGGATCCGAGAATATCATTCACCTCGACTTCAGAATAATGCTTCCCCGCTTCAAATCGGCGAACGATCCGATCGAGAATAAGGAGTTTTTCTTTTTGTTTTTTTGGCCATTTTTTCAAGCATACCACATGTCCGTCGGCGGCACGATCAAGACATTTCCGCATGATTGTTTCTGCCTCCCGGCGAGTTACCACGGTACGGTCGTCATGGACCGACAAGCCGGCGGCAAAGGAGTACAGCCCATCTTGGTCATTACCCTCTTTTTCTCTTTTTTCCAAGAGGTTGAGGATAGCCAACTGAATTAAGGCCTCCCTTCTCCTGCGACGGAATTGGAAACGATGATTTCGAACGGTCGATGTCGCCTTTCCGCCGCTCATCGCAGCAATTTC encodes:
- a CDS encoding carbohydrate ABC transporter permease — translated: MAVAGYTNGTKYTLWTLRTLVVICLVIFFMLPVVWILTTSLAQRIAMFKLPPQLFSKPTWKNFSYIFTQMPVLTWTLNSLIISLGTMVLSLIIGVPAGYAFSRVNFTGKRLLLIVILLTRALPTIVIVLPFRVIMQSIGVLGTRFAVVLIDTVYNAAFTFWLMSGIFESIPEDLEEAARIDGCTPIQAFLLVAVPLSKPGLVTSALFAFIFSWNDFLFALTLTSPDTATLPLGMLSTYGVLQQGWTYMAAMGVVAIIPVVTLSLFLQRYYVSGLTFGGVK
- a CDS encoding carbohydrate ABC transporter permease, whose amino-acid sequence is METDTTGFIKTKKNRSLMWFLVPITVYLLFFFLYPVIYDIYISFFDYRLGSQAQFVGFGNYRAMLNDSQYMGSLITTMVFVVAAVVAELVLGMIIALLLNNEHPLMQGIRTIILIPTVFTPLVAGLVWKALYHPDLGMYTYYLRKIGLDIGRGLTVERSSALFSVILVDVWEWTPLMVIVILAGLKSLPKDPYEAAMLDGASRLQIFFRITLPLLRPTLVVALLIRTLDALKIFDIIWAITGGGPGTTTTVANLRIYEVGMQHLKIGYAAALSNVLLVFGVIAGVFFVQSLYKGKEA
- a CDS encoding ABC transporter substrate-binding protein; the protein is MNMKRLMGMAAGMLLCSTMLFAGGKQEAAAPAGGGSDLPYAGVELRFAVMADQFADYTKVLAQEFGQKTGAKVNVDILGYTELYQKITQDFTTDTKQYDLLTVDIMWSGEFAKNGWTEDLTPMINRDKAEIDYDDIMPVTWTLGSWNGKQVAFPMAGYANSLIYRKDLFSDPKEKSAFKAKYGYELAPPTTIKQLGDAAEFFTRPDENLYGLVANGARGSAVAQDWMEYMRSFGAAIFDANGNVVVDSPASLASLKFFVNIFDKWAPPGAIGYWWDDRETAYRTGQAVMQSSWSIARAGYENEEISLVAGKTGMTPSPRVEGTAAEYGFGGWGVGINADISDAQKEASWAFIKFITGKEAQKEWMLHDGAPIRRSTLTDPDLEKQMPWLGEILTVFENGNGDYRPRDPNSNEIQSILALRINQAITHELTPEQALSEAAKEIKALK
- a CDS encoding zinc-dependent alcohol dehydrogenase; the protein is MMKVVAITGKERAEIREVPRPEAMAGEVLIKIDTCLLCTWEQRMFGGDSSTTLPFVPGHEASGTIEEIPEGTVTSFKVGDKVVFKTLDHCGHCSYCYQGHTNQCTGTAKKRSYGGMAGSGGLAEYITLDVSKIFPVAADLDPVCAAFAEPLACCVHSMGRVELNLGDTVAVIGAGIMGQLHALLARLRGARVIVVEPDKTRRELALSLGAHLGVDPLASDPVEQVLRLTDGEGVEAVFSTVTKSSVAASAVSMLRKMGTLVLYGSFHPNEPIPTDPNAVHYKEYVITGSYSPSTVDFFRATRLLSAKLIDPKPFISEIFPMEKAQEAFTASLRPDTYRVGIRIDSHIRR
- a CDS encoding class I fructose-bisphosphate aldolase, with the translated sequence MRRMNKIFRGDGRTVIVAMDHGTGLSVLPNLNKTGDVLQKIVAGGADAILTSYGIATRYEEEISGTGLILRLDGGNSALSKNPAGNQVFSPEDAVRIGSDGCACMGFPGAENEVATLTQLSRYAVEARKWGMPLMAEMLPGGFAPEPPNSVENIRLAARIGAECGADIIKTVYTGTPKEFKSVVDGCFRPVVILGGEKSSNLAGLFLIIEQAMEAGASGVAIGRNVWKHPDPGAVTQALVELVHEGKSAGEVGSNL
- a CDS encoding xylulokinase; this translates as MFLGFDIGTGSVKCTLLSEAGSVKTFSAGYEGLHGSVGCQESRALMDALSRLLGEATNFARSSGEAIKALSASGHGPSLVVLNDRGEAEPSFLTWQDASASVEAGEIAAAIPGFSKTGECWEAKVLSAWRRLGSVWHGERALYPKDFALYLLCGRIFTDRSTATTLGFYDADASTWRQPLFGIDERFFPEVLDSWEEVGRTGTAFSKACGLEDGIPIFGGGIDAWCEALGAGAVEEGMLVDGSGTSTCLSICRAEGEEPLAHVIPDKSYRIETISFTGGSIRWAEQLLGLSVDRWKQGYHVSGPIPLIFLPYLIGERSPIWDEDASALFIGLRSSHDAGAVMHAVLQGTACAVGQCLSLITPEIEGSIVRAVGGGAGNLPWLGMKAGITGAPFAVMKEKDASPLGAAILAAFGSGQGSLCELTKRFAKIERIIEPDPAVNEQYGRLAGSYRRLYEIVKDEMKLLAEERRRK
- a CDS encoding GntR family transcriptional regulator, whose protein sequence is MKQNSGLDPSSPVPLYFQLQEILRKQIGAGEYKPGDLIPSEKELQERFGVSRITVRNAINGLVFEDLLVKKQGHGTMVALPRIVEDFSRLKSFTEKMRDLGTDPGRIETRVLRAERISASERIGAHLKIPVSDTLIYIKRLRLIDDEPVAVFESYIRAELGIGEDEDFTRSIYEIFEKDHKLKIIGAEKSIEASCAQGEEAALLHLQEGDSTLIIRHTTFAEGNLPIEYAEGVYRADRYKYIVRLKR
- a CDS encoding DUF2087 domain-containing protein; the protein is MLNNNDIYLSKTIQEDLSRGYRIESSPGGELCCCLFCSMVREKGRVYPQDDLLLDAEASMRYHLQERHGGVFAALLKAGKELHGFSQLQCDMLSLMYEGKSDQEIAAMSGGKATSTVRNHRFQFRRRRREALIQLAILNLLEKREKEGNDQDGLYSFAAGLSVHDDRTVVTRREAETIMRKCLDRAADGHVVCLKKWPKKQKEKLLILDRIVRRFEAGKHYSEVEVNDILGSITDEYVTIRRYLIDYGLLERKEGGGEYHRGR